A window of Pseudophryne corroboree isolate aPseCor3 chromosome 12, aPseCor3.hap2, whole genome shotgun sequence contains these coding sequences:
- the LOC134980148 gene encoding cyclin-dependent kinase 5 activator 1-like, with protein MWNCLTFSCCHKASRPDEDSSNGNHRTNNSETARPVERHSLIAGFRRFMVKRRQGKMGGTNITHLVIESMKDSVLSCMDLSAFIQDSHDAPVKETGNNQEVRSPEKSKTVQASTSELLSCLMEFLCRRCKEFQHISPTDIALWMTAADSSLSECWQMVGFITLANVVFLYMLCQEVMSSELHSMQELMAYLSTCLYLSYAYNGSETSYPLRSFLAESSKEAFWSHCLYIINLMSAKMLHFHTAPQYFNQVFEDLKAEGGQQDITSV; from the coding sequence ATGTGGAACTGTTTGACATTTTCTTGCTGCCACAAGGCTAGCCGGCCTGATGAGGACTCATCAAATGGGAACCATCGCACTAACAACAGCGAGACTGCAAGACCTGTCGAGAGACATTCGCTCATCGCTGGCTTCAGGAGATTCATGGTTAAAAGGAGGCAAGGCAAAATGGGTGGAACCAATATTACCCACCTTGTCATTGAGAGCATGAAGGATTCAGTGCTATCCTGTATGGATCTGTCAGCCTTCATACAGGACTCACATGATGCTCCTGTTAAGGAAACTGGTAACAACCAGGAAGTGCGCTCACCTGAAAAATCCAAGACGGTGCAGGCGTCCACCAGCGAGCTGCTCAGTTGTCTTATGGAGTTTCTCTGCCGCAGGTGTAAGGAGTTCCAGCATATATCGCCCACAGATATCGCTTTATGGATGACCGCTGCAGACAGCTCCCTCTCTGAATGCTGGCAGATGGTTGGTTTCATCACTCTGGCCAATGTAGTGTTTCTCTACATGCTCTGCCAAGAGGTCATGTCATCTGAGCTGCACAGCATGCAGGAACTAATGGCATATCTATCAACATGCTTGTATTTATCCTACGCATACAATGGCAGTGAGACCTCCTACCCACTGAGGTCTTTCCTTGCTGAAAGCTCAAAGGAAGCCTTTTGGAGTCATTGCCTCTACATTATCAACTTAATGAGTGCAAAGATGCTCCACTTCCACACTGCCCCCCAGTATTTCAACCAGGTCTTTGAAGATCTTAAAGCTGAGGGTGGACAGCAGGACATAACATCAGTTTAA